The proteins below come from a single Oerskovia jenensis genomic window:
- the rpsL gene encoding 30S ribosomal protein S12 — translation MPTIQQLVRKGRTSKVGKSKTPALKGSPQRRGVCTRVYTTTPKKPNSALRKVARVKLSSQVEVTAYIPGVGHNLQEHSIVLVRGGRVKDLPGVRYKIVRGALDTQGVKNRKQARSRYGAKKEKS, via the coding sequence GTGCCTACGATCCAGCAGCTCGTCCGCAAGGGGCGGACCTCGAAGGTCGGGAAGTCCAAGACTCCCGCCCTCAAGGGTTCCCCGCAGCGGCGTGGTGTGTGCACCCGTGTGTACACGACCACCCCCAAGAAGCCGAACTCCGCACTGCGCAAGGTCGCACGCGTGAAGCTGTCCTCGCAGGTCGAGGTCACCGCGTACATCCCCGGCGTCGGCCACAACCTCCAGGAGCACTCCATCGTGCTCGTCCGCGGTGGTCGTGTGAAGGACCTCCCCGGTGTCCGCTACAAGATCGTCCGTGGCGCACTCGACACCCAGGGCGTCAAGAACCGCAAGCAGGCTCGCAGCCGCTACGGTGCCAAGAAGGAGAAGAGCTAA
- the rplJ gene encoding 50S ribosomal protein L10, producing the protein MARPDKAAAVAELTENFRESNAAVLTEYRGLTVAQLKQLRRSLSGNATYAVVKNTLTAIAAKEAGIEIDADFKGPSAIAFVTGDPVEAAKGLRDFAKANPALVIKGGVLDGRSLTAAEITKLADLESREVLLAKLAGAFKQPLYQAAYLFNAPASQAVRTIDALRLKQESESAAA; encoded by the coding sequence ATGGCGAGGCCGGACAAGGCAGCCGCAGTCGCAGAGCTCACGGAGAACTTCCGCGAGTCGAACGCGGCCGTGCTGACCGAGTACCGCGGGCTCACCGTCGCGCAGCTCAAGCAGCTGCGTCGGTCGCTCAGCGGCAACGCAACCTACGCCGTGGTGAAGAACACGCTGACCGCCATCGCGGCCAAGGAAGCCGGCATCGAGATCGACGCCGACTTCAAGGGCCCCTCGGCCATCGCCTTCGTGACCGGTGACCCGGTCGAGGCGGCCAAGGGCCTGCGTGACTTCGCCAAGGCGAACCCCGCACTGGTCATCAAGGGCGGTGTCCTCGACGGGCGCTCCCTGACCGCTGCGGAGATCACCAAGCTCGCGGACCTCGAGTCCCGCGAGGTCCTGCTGGCCAAGCTGGCCGGCGCGTTCAAGCAGCCGCTCTACCAGGCGGCGTACCTGTTCAACGCGCCCGCTTCGCAGGCCGTCCGCACCATCGATGCCCTGCGCCTCAAGCAGGAATCGGAGAGCGCTGCCGCCTGA
- the rpsG gene encoding 30S ribosomal protein S7 codes for MPRKGPAPKRPLIVDPVYGSPVVTQLINKVLLDGKKSTAEAIVYGALEGVRAKTDGDPVVVLKRALENVRPALEVRSRRVGGATYQVPVEVRPTRSTTLALRWLTDYSRARREKTMTERLMNEILDASNGLGAAVKRREDMHKMAESNKAFAHYRW; via the coding sequence ATGCCTCGTAAGGGCCCCGCCCCGAAGCGGCCGCTCATCGTCGACCCTGTCTACGGTTCCCCGGTCGTCACCCAGCTCATCAACAAGGTCCTCCTGGACGGCAAGAAGTCGACCGCCGAGGCGATCGTCTACGGTGCCCTCGAGGGTGTCCGCGCGAAGACCGACGGTGACCCCGTCGTCGTCCTCAAGCGTGCTCTCGAGAACGTGCGCCCGGCCCTCGAGGTCCGCTCGCGCCGTGTCGGTGGCGCGACCTACCAGGTCCCCGTCGAGGTGCGCCCCACGCGCTCCACGACGCTCGCGCTGCGCTGGCTCACGGACTACTCGCGCGCTCGTCGCGAGAAGACCATGACCGAGCGCCTCATGAACGAGATCCTCGACGCGAGCAACGGCCTCGGTGCCGCGGTCAAGCGTCGTGAGGACATGCACAAGATGGCCGAGTCCAACAAGGCCTTCGCGCACTACCGCTGGTAG
- a CDS encoding DNA-directed RNA polymerase subunit beta', translating to MLDVNVFDELRIGLATADDIRDWSHGEVKKPETINYRTLKPEKDGLFCEKIFGPTRDWECYCGKYKRVRFKGIICERCGVEVTRSKVRRERMGHIELAAPVTHIWFFKGVPSRLGYLLDLAPKDLEKVIYFAAYMITSVDVEGRQEDLPNLQNEIDLEKKEITDRRDNDINTRAQKLEADLAALEAEGARADARRKVRDSAEREMASIRKRADAELDRLDQVWDRFKNLKVADLEGDEMLYRALQDRYGNYFEGSMGAAAIQKRLQDFDLVAEAELLREIIRSGKGQKKTRALKRLKVVNAFLTTTNSPTGMVLDAVPVIPPDLRPMVQLDGGRFATSDLNDLYRRVINRNNRLKRLLDLGAPEIIVNNEKRMLQEAVDSLFDNGRRGRPVTGPGNRPLKSISDMLKGKQGRFRQNLLGKRVDYSGRSVIVVGPQLKLHQCGLPKQMALELFKPFVMKRLVDLNHAQNIKSAKRMVERARPVVWDVLEEVITEHPVLLNRAPTLHRLGIQAFEPQLVEGKAIHLHPLVCAAFNADFDGDQMAVHLPLSAEAQAEARILMLSSNNILKPSDGRPVTMPSQDMIIGLYHLTNDKKDAKGAGRAFSSVAEAIMAFDGGSLDLNAEVSIRMDGLVFAEGEAPEGFVPGEPFVFGTTLGRALFNETLPVSYGYVNGIVDKKKLSTIVNELAETYPKVEVAASLDALKEAGFRWATRSGVTIAISDVATPSEKAAILEEHEARALKVQQEYERGLITDDERRQELIEIWTQATDKVATAMRASFPERNTVYTMVGSGARGNWMQVRQIAGMRGLVANPKGEIIPRPIKSNYREGLSVLEYFIATHGARKGLADTALRTADSGYLTRRLVDVSQDVIVREEDCGTERGLTLPVGEKIGENLVRHDKVETSIYSRTLASDVEDADGNVIAKGGEDAGDLVIDALLAAGIDTVKVRSVLTCESRVGTCAKCYGRSLATGKLVDIGEAVGIIAAQSIGEPGTQLTMRTFHTGGVASADDITQGLPRVTELFEARTPKGEGPIAEFSGRITIDEAERTRRIVLTPDDGSEELAYPVTKRSRLLVSDGDHVEVGTQLVQGAVDPKKVLRILGPRATQKHLVDEVQEVYRSQGVDIHDKHIEVIVRQMLRRVTVLDSGDSQLLPGELAERGRFEDLNRRAVAEGGQPASGRPELMGITKASLATDSWLSAASFQETTRVLTEAAMSGRRDPLLGLKENVILGKLIPAGTGLPRYRNVEVEPTEQAKTELYPSFGYDEIDFQGLGMGSGEAIPLEDLDFGDYR from the coding sequence TTGCTCGACGTCAATGTCTTCGACGAGCTGCGTATCGGACTGGCCACGGCAGACGACATCCGTGACTGGTCTCACGGCGAGGTCAAGAAGCCTGAGACCATCAACTACCGCACCCTCAAGCCCGAGAAGGACGGACTCTTCTGCGAGAAGATCTTCGGCCCCACCAGGGACTGGGAGTGCTACTGCGGCAAGTACAAGCGTGTGCGCTTCAAGGGCATCATCTGCGAGCGCTGCGGCGTCGAGGTGACGCGCTCGAAGGTGCGCCGTGAGCGCATGGGCCACATCGAGCTCGCCGCACCCGTCACGCACATCTGGTTCTTCAAGGGTGTGCCCTCCCGCCTCGGTTACCTCCTCGACCTGGCGCCGAAGGACCTCGAGAAGGTCATCTACTTCGCCGCCTACATGATCACGTCGGTCGACGTCGAGGGCCGTCAGGAAGACCTCCCCAACCTCCAGAACGAGATCGACCTGGAGAAGAAGGAGATCACGGACCGTCGCGACAACGACATCAACACCCGTGCCCAGAAGCTCGAGGCCGACCTGGCCGCGCTCGAGGCCGAAGGCGCTCGCGCCGACGCCCGCCGCAAGGTCCGCGACTCGGCCGAGCGCGAGATGGCGTCGATCCGCAAGCGGGCGGACGCCGAGCTCGACCGTCTGGACCAGGTCTGGGACCGCTTCAAGAACCTCAAGGTCGCCGACCTCGAGGGCGACGAGATGCTCTACCGCGCCCTCCAGGACCGCTACGGCAACTACTTCGAGGGCTCGATGGGCGCCGCGGCGATCCAGAAGCGCCTCCAGGACTTCGACCTGGTCGCCGAGGCCGAACTCCTGCGCGAGATCATCCGCAGCGGCAAGGGCCAGAAGAAGACCCGTGCGCTCAAGCGTCTCAAGGTCGTCAACGCGTTCCTGACCACCACCAACTCGCCCACGGGCATGGTGCTGGACGCCGTCCCGGTCATCCCGCCGGACCTGCGCCCCATGGTGCAGCTCGACGGTGGCCGCTTCGCGACCTCGGACCTGAACGACCTGTACCGCCGCGTGATCAACCGGAACAACCGCCTCAAGCGTCTTCTCGACCTGGGTGCGCCGGAGATCATCGTCAACAACGAGAAGCGCATGCTGCAGGAAGCTGTGGACTCGCTCTTCGACAACGGCCGTCGTGGCCGCCCGGTCACGGGCCCCGGCAACCGTCCCCTGAAGTCGATCTCCGACATGCTCAAGGGCAAGCAGGGTCGATTCCGTCAGAACCTGCTCGGCAAGCGTGTCGACTACTCGGGCCGTTCGGTCATCGTGGTCGGCCCGCAGCTCAAGCTGCACCAGTGCGGTCTGCCCAAGCAGATGGCCCTCGAGCTCTTCAAGCCGTTCGTGATGAAGCGCCTCGTGGACCTGAACCACGCGCAGAACATCAAGAGCGCCAAGCGCATGGTCGAGCGTGCTCGCCCGGTCGTGTGGGACGTCCTCGAAGAGGTCATCACCGAGCACCCCGTGCTGCTCAACCGTGCACCCACGCTGCACCGCCTCGGCATCCAGGCCTTCGAGCCCCAGCTGGTCGAGGGCAAGGCGATCCACCTGCACCCGCTCGTGTGTGCCGCGTTCAACGCGGACTTCGACGGCGACCAGATGGCCGTGCACCTGCCGCTGTCGGCCGAGGCCCAGGCCGAGGCGCGCATCCTCATGCTCTCGAGCAACAACATCCTGAAGCCGTCGGACGGTCGTCCGGTGACCATGCCCTCGCAGGACATGATCATCGGTCTGTACCACCTGACGAACGACAAGAAGGACGCCAAGGGTGCGGGGCGTGCGTTCAGCTCGGTCGCCGAGGCCATCATGGCCTTCGACGGCGGTTCGCTGGACCTGAACGCCGAGGTCAGCATCCGCATGGACGGTCTCGTCTTCGCCGAGGGCGAGGCCCCTGAGGGCTTCGTGCCGGGGGAGCCGTTCGTCTTCGGCACCACGCTGGGTCGCGCCCTCTTCAACGAGACGCTCCCGGTCAGCTACGGCTACGTCAACGGCATCGTCGACAAGAAGAAGCTGTCGACGATCGTCAACGAGCTCGCCGAGACCTACCCCAAGGTCGAGGTGGCTGCCTCGCTCGACGCGCTCAAGGAGGCCGGCTTCCGCTGGGCCACCCGTTCGGGTGTCACCATCGCGATCTCCGACGTCGCGACGCCGAGCGAGAAGGCCGCGATCCTGGAGGAGCACGAGGCACGTGCGCTCAAGGTGCAGCAGGAGTACGAGCGTGGTCTGATCACCGACGACGAGCGCCGTCAGGAGCTCATCGAGATCTGGACGCAGGCCACCGACAAGGTCGCGACCGCGATGCGTGCGAGCTTCCCCGAGCGCAACACCGTCTACACGATGGTCGGCTCGGGTGCTCGTGGTAACTGGATGCAGGTTCGTCAGATCGCAGGTATGCGTGGTCTCGTGGCGAACCCGAAGGGTGAGATCATCCCTCGCCCGATCAAGTCCAACTACCGTGAGGGCCTCTCGGTCCTCGAGTACTTCATCGCGACGCACGGTGCCCGCAAGGGCCTCGCCGACACCGCTCTGCGCACCGCCGACTCGGGCTACCTGACCCGTCGTCTGGTCGACGTGTCGCAGGACGTCATCGTCCGCGAGGAGGACTGCGGCACCGAGCGCGGCCTGACGCTGCCCGTCGGGGAGAAGATCGGCGAGAACCTCGTCCGTCACGACAAGGTCGAGACGAGCATCTACTCCCGCACGCTGGCCTCCGACGTGGAGGACGCGGACGGCAACGTCATCGCCAAGGGTGGGGAGGACGCCGGTGACCTGGTCATCGACGCGCTCCTCGCTGCCGGCATCGACACGGTCAAGGTCCGCTCGGTCCTGACCTGCGAGTCCCGCGTCGGCACCTGCGCCAAGTGCTACGGCCGTTCGCTGGCCACGGGCAAGCTCGTCGACATCGGCGAGGCCGTCGGCATCATCGCGGCCCAGTCGATCGGTGAGCCCGGTACCCAGCTGACGATGCGTACGTTCCACACCGGTGGTGTGGCCTCCGCGGACGACATCACGCAGGGTCTGCCCCGTGTGACCGAGCTCTTCGAGGCACGTACCCCGAAGGGCGAGGGCCCCATCGCGGAGTTCTCGGGTCGCATCACGATCGACGAGGCGGAGCGCACGCGCCGCATCGTCCTGACCCCCGACGACGGCTCGGAGGAGCTCGCCTACCCGGTGACGAAGCGTTCGCGCCTCCTCGTCAGCGACGGCGACCACGTCGAGGTCGGTACCCAGCTGGTCCAGGGTGCGGTCGACCCCAAGAAGGTCCTGCGCATCCTCGGCCCCCGCGCCACCCAGAAGCACCTGGTGGACGAGGTCCAGGAGGTCTACCGCTCGCAGGGCGTGGACATCCACGACAAGCACATCGAGGTCATCGTGCGGCAGATGCTGCGTCGCGTGACCGTGCTGGACTCGGGCGACTCGCAGCTGCTCCCGGGCGAGCTGGCCGAGCGTGGACGCTTCGAGGACCTCAACCGTCGTGCCGTGGCGGAAGGCGGCCAGCCGGCCTCCGGCCGTCCCGAGCTCATGGGCATCACGAAGGCGTCGCTCGCGACCGACTCGTGGCTCTCGGCGGCCTCCTTCCAGGAGACGACGCGCGTCCTCACCGAGGCAGCGATGAGCGGTCGTCGTGACCCGCTCCTCGGCCTCAAGGAGAACGTCATCCTCGGTAAGCTCATCCCGGCCGGTACGGGTCTGCCCCGTTACCGCAACGTCGAGGTCGAGCCCACCGAGCAGGCCAAGACCGAGCTCTACCCGAGCTTCGGTTACGACGAGATCGACTTCCAGGGGCTCGGGATGGGCTCCGGCGAGGCGATCCCGCTCGAGGACCTGGACTTCGGCGACTACCGCTGA
- the rpoB gene encoding DNA-directed RNA polymerase subunit beta produces the protein MAASRTPSAPSADAIANRTASRRVSFAKIYEPLEVPDLLGLQTESFDWLLGNPAWRARVDAAAAAGRQDVPATSGLEEIFEEISPIEDFGSSMSLSFSNHRFEPPKYSAEECKEKDFTFAAPLFVTAEFVNYNTGEIKSQTVFMGDFPLMTARGTFIINGTERVVVSQLVRSPGVYFERQADKTSDKDIYSAKIIPSRGAWLEFEIDKRDAVGVRVDRKRKQSVTVLLKALGLTESQIREEFANFPSVLDTLEKDHVHTEEEALVDLYRKIRPGEPPTVEAGRSLLENFYFNPKRYDFAKVGRYKANKKLGVDAPLADSTLSVTDIVATIKYLAALHAEVTTLPGTRAGEPVEIRVETDDIDHFGNRRIRAVGELIQNQVRTGLSRMERVVRERMTTQDVEAITPQTLINIRPVVASIKEFFGTSQLSQFMDQNNPLAGLTHKRRLSALGPGGLSRDRAGMEVRDVHPSHYGRMCPIETPEGPNIGLIGSLASYGRINPFGFIETPYRKVEAGKVSDEVVYLTADDEDRYVIAQANTELNADGSFRAERVLVRTKGGETADVLGTEVDYMDVSPRQMVSVATALIPFLEHDDANRALMGANMQRQAVPLVRSEAPLVGTGMERRAAIDAGDVIVATKPGVVTEVSADLIVVANDDATTTSYRAAKFRRSNQGTSYNQRVVVDEGARVEVGSVLADGPATDEGELSLGRNLLVAFMSWEGHNYEDAIILSQRLVQDDVLSSIHIEEHEVDARDTKLGPEEITRDIPNVSEDVLADLDERGVIRIGAEVGAGDVLVGKVTPKGETELTPEERLLRAIFGEKAREVRDTSLKVPHGESGTVIGVREFNREDGDELPAGVNQLVRVYIAQRRKITDGDKLAGRHGNKGVISKILPVEDMPFLEDGTPVDVILNPLGVPGRMNVGQVLETHLGWVAKQGWDISQTDGAAGEGDLSWKEHVPAVAASSEPGRPVATPVFDGLEEEALTGLLSTTLPNRDGNRMVGRDGKARLFDGRSGEPFPEPVSVGYMYILKLHHLVDDKIHARSTGPYSMITQQPLGGKAQFGGQRFGEMEVWALEAYGAAYTLQELLTIKSDDVPGRVKVYEAIVKGENIPDSGIPESFKVLLKEMQSLCLNVEVLSSDGVSIEMRESDDDVYRAAEELGIDLSRRPNAASTIDEI, from the coding sequence TTGGCTGCCTCGCGCACCCCTTCTGCTCCGTCCGCCGACGCTATCGCGAACCGCACCGCTTCCCGGCGCGTATCTTTCGCCAAGATCTACGAGCCTCTCGAGGTGCCCGACCTGCTCGGGCTCCAGACCGAGAGCTTCGACTGGCTGCTGGGCAACCCGGCGTGGCGCGCGCGCGTCGACGCCGCGGCGGCTGCCGGTCGCCAGGACGTCCCCGCGACGTCGGGTCTCGAGGAGATCTTCGAGGAGATCTCCCCGATCGAGGACTTCGGCTCCTCCATGTCTCTCTCCTTCTCCAACCACCGCTTCGAGCCCCCGAAGTACTCGGCCGAGGAGTGCAAGGAGAAGGACTTCACCTTCGCCGCGCCGCTGTTCGTCACCGCGGAGTTCGTGAACTACAACACCGGTGAGATCAAGAGCCAGACGGTCTTCATGGGCGACTTCCCGCTCATGACCGCGCGCGGCACCTTCATCATCAACGGCACCGAGCGCGTCGTCGTCTCGCAGCTCGTCCGTTCGCCCGGCGTGTACTTCGAGCGCCAGGCCGACAAGACCAGCGACAAGGACATCTACTCCGCGAAGATCATCCCGTCGCGCGGTGCGTGGCTGGAGTTCGAGATCGACAAGCGCGACGCCGTCGGCGTCCGTGTCGACCGCAAGCGCAAGCAGTCCGTCACGGTGCTGCTCAAGGCCCTCGGCCTGACCGAGTCGCAGATCCGCGAGGAGTTCGCCAACTTCCCGTCGGTGCTCGACACGCTCGAGAAGGACCACGTCCACACCGAGGAAGAGGCGCTCGTCGACCTCTACCGCAAGATCCGTCCGGGCGAGCCGCCCACGGTCGAGGCCGGTCGCTCGCTCCTCGAGAACTTCTACTTCAACCCCAAGCGCTACGACTTCGCGAAGGTCGGCCGCTACAAGGCGAACAAGAAGCTCGGCGTCGACGCGCCCCTGGCCGACTCCACGCTGTCCGTCACGGACATCGTCGCGACGATCAAGTACCTCGCCGCCCTCCACGCCGAGGTCACGACGCTCCCCGGCACGCGTGCCGGCGAGCCCGTCGAGATCCGCGTCGAGACCGACGACATCGACCACTTCGGCAACCGTCGTATCCGCGCCGTGGGTGAGCTCATCCAGAACCAGGTCCGTACGGGCCTGTCCCGCATGGAGCGTGTCGTGCGCGAGCGCATGACGACCCAGGACGTCGAGGCGATCACGCCGCAGACCCTGATCAACATCCGCCCCGTGGTGGCGTCGATCAAGGAGTTCTTCGGCACCTCGCAGCTCTCGCAGTTCATGGACCAGAACAACCCGCTCGCCGGCCTGACGCACAAGCGTCGTCTGTCCGCGCTGGGCCCGGGTGGTCTGTCCCGTGACCGCGCCGGCATGGAGGTCCGTGACGTCCACCCGTCGCACTACGGCCGCATGTGCCCCATCGAGACCCCTGAAGGCCCGAACATCGGTCTGATCGGCTCGCTCGCCTCCTACGGGCGCATCAACCCGTTCGGTTTCATCGAGACGCCGTACCGCAAGGTCGAGGCGGGCAAGGTCTCCGACGAGGTCGTCTACCTGACGGCCGACGACGAGGACCGCTACGTCATCGCCCAGGCGAACACCGAGCTCAACGCCGACGGTTCGTTCCGTGCCGAGCGCGTCCTGGTCCGCACCAAGGGTGGCGAGACGGCCGACGTCCTCGGCACCGAGGTCGACTACATGGACGTCTCGCCGCGCCAGATGGTGTCGGTCGCGACCGCCCTCATCCCGTTCCTCGAGCACGACGACGCGAACCGCGCACTCATGGGTGCCAACATGCAGCGTCAGGCCGTGCCCCTGGTCCGTTCCGAGGCCCCGCTCGTGGGTACCGGCATGGAGCGTCGTGCAGCCATCGACGCCGGTGACGTCATCGTCGCCACCAAGCCCGGTGTCGTGACCGAGGTCTCCGCGGACCTGATCGTCGTCGCGAACGACGACGCGACCACGACGAGCTACCGCGCGGCGAAGTTCCGCCGTTCGAACCAGGGCACGTCGTACAACCAGCGCGTCGTCGTCGACGAGGGCGCACGCGTCGAGGTCGGCTCCGTGCTGGCGGACGGTCCCGCGACGGACGAGGGCGAGCTCTCGCTCGGCCGCAACCTGCTCGTCGCGTTCATGTCCTGGGAAGGCCACAACTACGAGGACGCGATCATCCTGTCGCAGCGCCTCGTGCAGGACGACGTCCTGTCCTCGATCCACATCGAGGAGCACGAGGTCGACGCCCGCGACACGAAGCTCGGCCCCGAGGAGATCACGCGGGACATCCCGAACGTCTCCGAGGACGTCCTGGCGGACCTCGACGAGCGCGGAGTCATCCGCATCGGTGCAGAGGTCGGCGCGGGCGACGTGCTCGTCGGCAAGGTCACGCCCAAGGGCGAGACCGAGCTGACCCCGGAGGAGCGCCTCCTGCGCGCCATCTTCGGCGAGAAGGCCCGCGAGGTCCGCGACACGTCGCTCAAGGTTCCCCACGGCGAGTCCGGCACCGTCATCGGTGTCCGCGAGTTCAACCGCGAGGACGGCGACGAGCTGCCCGCCGGTGTGAACCAGCTCGTCCGCGTGTACATCGCGCAGCGACGCAAGATCACGGACGGCGACAAGCTCGCCGGCCGTCACGGCAACAAGGGCGTCATCTCGAAGATCCTCCCCGTCGAGGACATGCCCTTCCTCGAGGACGGCACCCCCGTGGACGTCATCCTCAACCCGCTGGGTGTCCCCGGTCGTATGAACGTCGGCCAGGTCCTCGAGACCCACCTCGGGTGGGTCGCGAAGCAGGGCTGGGACATCTCGCAGACCGACGGTGCGGCCGGCGAGGGCGACCTGTCCTGGAAGGAGCACGTCCCTGCGGTCGCCGCTTCGTCCGAGCCCGGACGCCCCGTGGCGACCCCGGTCTTCGACGGGCTCGAGGAGGAGGCCCTCACGGGTCTGCTCTCCACGACGCTCCCGAACCGCGACGGCAACCGCATGGTCGGCCGCGACGGCAAGGCACGTCTGTTCGACGGCCGCTCCGGCGAGCCGTTCCCGGAGCCGGTCTCCGTGGGCTACATGTACATCCTGAAGCTCCACCACCTGGTGGACGACAAGATCCACGCCCGCTCGACCGGTCCGTACTCGATGATCACGCAGCAGCCGCTGGGTGGTAAGGCGCAGTTCGGTGGACAGCGTTTCGGCGAGATGGAGGTGTGGGCGCTCGAGGCATACGGCGCGGCGTACACCCTCCAGGAGCTGCTGACGATCAAGTCCGACGACGTCCCGGGCCGCGTGAAGGTCTACGAGGCGATCGTCAAGGGCGAGAACATCCCCGACTCGGGCATCCCGGAGTCCTTCAAGGTCCTCCTGAAGGAGATGCAGTCGCTGTGCCTGAACGTCGAGGTGCTCTCGAGCGACGGTGTCTCCATCGAGATGCGTGAGTCCGACGACGACGTGTACCGCGCTGCCGAGGAGCTCGGCATCGACCTGTCGCGTCGCCCCAACGCAGCATCCACGATCGACGAGATCTGA
- the rplL gene encoding 50S ribosomal protein L7/L12, with product MAKLSTEELIEQFKGLSLIELSEFVKAFEDAFEVTAAAPAAVAVAGPAAAAAEEVEEKTEFDVILEAAGDKKIQVIKEVRALTSLGLKEAKDLVDGAPKPVLENVAKDAADKAKAALEGAGATVTVK from the coding sequence ATGGCGAAGCTCAGCACCGAAGAGCTCATCGAGCAGTTCAAGGGCCTCTCCCTCATCGAGCTCTCCGAGTTCGTGAAGGCGTTCGAGGACGCATTCGAGGTCACCGCAGCCGCTCCGGCCGCCGTCGCCGTTGCAGGCCCCGCGGCCGCTGCCGCCGAGGAGGTCGAGGAGAAGACGGAGTTCGACGTCATCCTCGAGGCTGCCGGCGACAAGAAGATCCAGGTCATCAAGGAGGTGCGTGCCCTCACGAGCCTCGGCCTGAAGGAGGCCAAGGACCTCGTTGACGGCGCCCCCAAGCCCGTCCTGGAGAACGTTGCCAAGGACGCTGCTGACAAGGCCAAGGCTGCCCTCGAGGGCGCCGGCGCAACCGTCACCGTCAAGTGA